The following DNA comes from Hordeum vulgare subsp. vulgare chromosome 3H, MorexV3_pseudomolecules_assembly, whole genome shotgun sequence.
ATAGTCGACCACGACGCCGAGGACATGACACCTCCGATTTTGCCAACGAGCTTCATAGGAGAAAGTTGCAAGCCTCGGACCGAGTCCAACGCAACATCCAAAGATCACCGCATGCTAAAGATCACCCTTGAAGCCATCGTTGCTGCAGTGGCCCCGTCGCCCGCAACTCCGACCTCTGTGTCACAGCTAGAAACCAGCATAGACACCCACTCGCGCACGAGACCTTCGACATCAGAAGGACAAGCCGCGGCCAAGCTCTGCTCGCTACCATTGTCGTTGCGACACACATCGCAATGCCATACAAACCTCACCGTCGACCGGCCACCTGCCGACCACGATGATGTACACGTCCAACCTTCAAGAAGCACAAATGGGACCAAGAAACTCTAAGACTGCGCCCGAAAAAGGAAATACGATGTTGAAGACGTCGTCACCGCCGCCTGACACAAACAAGATCTTAACTTTCGTCCGAGGAACTTGACCCGAGAGAAGAGGATGCGCAGGTCACTTCAATGACGCCTTCAAGGAATGAAGGAAGAATGCgacgccgccgccgtcgatcGACAAGCATCGGCTAAGCTTTTGCCTCAAATAGTAACAACATCACTCCCGCGTGGTTGACCATGCCAACCAACACCTCCACTGGCCCGTGCACCCCTGCACAGCAATCGCACCATCATCATGCAGGGACCACCACCACGCTTCTCTATCGAGCAAACCACGGCAAGCCTCCGGGCAGGGACGAACAGACTGCCACCCCGCACCACCTCGTCGGCCAGATCCCGCACTGCGCCAGCGATGCATCCCGAAGCTACAACCCACCGAAGAACCGCTGTCGCCGAGCTGCCCAGACAGGAGAGACGAAACCCTGTGTTGGACAATAAGCTAGACTAGCTAGCCGTTCGTTGGTTAGGATTTGCTTTCCCAATTAGTTTCAGTTAGCTAGGTAATAGGTCAAGTTCAGTTAGCTAGTTAGCCGGTGGCTAAAACCCCGTCAGACGTGGGCTGTGCGACCGGCCCATCAGACGTGGGCTGTGCGATCGGCGGGGGAGTAGTTGGCGTCGTGGACTGCAGGCTCGATCGTGGGATGGCGCGATTCAGTAGGAGCTCGGGATCACGGCACCTTTGCGTTCTTCAGTTAATAAGAGAAAGACCGAAAAACAGCAGTTAGTTGTGAGCTGCACAaaacactctctctctctcgctctcgccaTTGACAGCCGAGCTCAAGCTCTCTGGTAATTCTCTAGGTGACACCCTGCAACCCTGCAGCTCGACCGCGCCGCCGGGAAGACAGAGCCACCACGCGCACCGCTGCGGAAAGAGGAACGCCCCGCCGCTACCTTCCCCGGGGCATGCGCGGGCTTCGTCGTCGGCTCCTCTAGTCTAGTGACAGCGATGCGGGGGAGCATGGAGGCGAGGGCCTTTGGCGGCGGCGCCAGTGTCGCCCCAGGCGACGCGGGGATCGCGGGGGTATGCTTTCTTCATACACTCATTTTACATTTCTGTGTATATTCTGCCTGTAAAACAAGCACATATGCATGTCCGCAACAAGAGACAAGATCGGCGAATAGATTTGAATGCCACACTCAAACTTGGCCGGCTGAAGTCTAGTCTAGTGCTGCGAGCTCTGCACTTTGGCCTTGAGCGCCTCAATGACCGCGGAGAAGTCCTGGTCGGCGAGGCCCAACGATTTGGCAACCTTGTACAGCTCGTTTGCAGCTGCAGCTGTAGGAATGGGCTGGGACACCGATTCTGCCAGGGCCAGCGCCAGCCTTAGATCCTGTCATGTTTCAGCAAAGTTTCTTCTCAGTGTCAGATTAAGACTAGGTGCAACATGCAACTTTCTTTTTCAGTGCTCTGTTTACCTTCTGCTGATGTTTCAGGGGAAAGGCAGTAGGGTATGCAGCCTTAACCATGGAAGGGCCCTTGAGGGAGAACATGGGAGCATTGATAGCACCTTGTGAAATAACCTGTTGGAGCACCCTGGGTTAGATGAAAAACTCTCTTGACATATTTCAGGTTATTACTTGTTTCCGTATAGCTACCTCGACGACAGTATTCGGGTCTAACCCAACTTTTTCACTCAAGAGTAGCCCTTCTGCAAATGAGACCATCATGCTGCAGTGTTTCACCGCGAGGATCAGTAAAACCAAATATATGATAATCTCCATCACCATACATAGGATTCACATAAATGAGGTTCCACTTTACCTCCCCATCACCATGTTAACCACGAGCTTCATTACTGCGCCGTTTCCGACATCCCCAAGATAAAATCTGGACTGCTTTCAGAGTAAGGAAAACGTAAGTGCACTCTCTTATCAACACCAACTGCTTTTCTTATTCAAGTGCCTCTTTCTGATTAGAGATGCTAACCTTGCCCATCACATCAAGTAGGGGCGCCACTCTCTTGTACAAAGATTCATCACCTAGTGCAATCAATCATATCGACAATTTAAGGTGTCAGAAGAAAAGGAGATTTaattactccctccgatccatattacttgtcACTCAAACGGATGTATCTAGCACTGAAATACGTTCAGATACATCCGTTTGAGCGATaagtaatatggatcggagggagtactagattTCCTCAATGACCAAGAATGAAGAAACAAGTTTACCTGCAGTAAGAAAGATTAGCAGTCCATCTTCTGCTGGCTTTTTTGAGCCTGAAACTGGAGCCTACTGAAAAATCATCAACTAAACATTGGACCAAGAGTAGAAGCACTGAAATTACATTGCTAGTTGCACATCcacacaacaaaatcaacaattaCATACAGGAACAGTACAACCAATGATATGGACCAAAAACTACCTCGAGAAAAGATGCCCCAGTACTTGTAATACGTTTGCCAATTAGCTTAGATGTTGCATCATCGACTGTTGACACATCGACATACCTACGGCAGACAAGCAAGACAAATATGATCGAAACATCGACATACCTATGACGGACAAGCAAgagaaaatatgatgtttttaaggTCTACTTCTGCTGTTCTGCAAATGCTCTGGAATTTTTAACCCTTTTTCTTGAGAGCAATTAGTTAGCACTTACCCTTTCCCTGGGGCCATCCCTTCTGCGGCTCCATTAGCCCCACATGCAACCTCAAACTTTGAAACAAATCGTTTATGGACATGATTAGGTATGTTATCATGCCGAGACTTCATGAATAAAAGAAATGGCCATTGGAATGCTGAAACGGAACTTATACCGCGCTTTCTGGGTCAGCAAGCATTGCAAAGGTGACATCAcaggatgatgaaactctggcggGCGAAGATTCGAACCTGTAGGAAGCCATCCTCTTGtatgagagagtcaatcaaacgGAGTGTTGCTTACATCTTTTGTTACACGCAATACTGTCTCTTAACTTtgatcaacatcaacaacatgaaCTATCTAATAGACTAAATCCATTCACACCATAATCTTTGGTCTCTTTCAAGTGGGAACAGTTTTTAGTGGAACTAGATGATACCCCGCACGTTGTTGCGGGAATGTTTTGTAATATATTTGGTTATATGGGTATTTGGAGTAACAATATGATAACtataaaaagaaaatataaatgaTATATTATGTTTGATTACTGTGTAGTTgtatattttttattaaatataaaTAGCATAATAGAATGGAAATTCTTATGCATGTTTGGATGTTGAGGTGGACCTTTTCCCATGCATGTTACATGATGAGGTGGCATGCTTGCATGTTGATATTAATATAGTAGCGGGGGCTAGCTATCTAGATGTACAAGATTTTAGGAAAATATAATGTTTTCAAATAAAGTAGAGCAGAACAAGGTAGTCAGAGAAGAAAAATGTAGTTGTGTTTACTAGTGAACATGTGAGAGTTTTATAGTTATATCAAGTTTCAGTTATGAGGTGGTGTGGTTTCGGCCCGAATCCACGAGCTACAGACAATCCCTCAGGTAGTTGTTTAGGAAATGGCACATATTTAATAAGTAGAAGATGGTTGTAGATCACAATTGAGTTGATGTGGAGCATACTTGGCACCGAGGCTGAGAAGAGGATCGCACTTGCTCTTGGTTCTGTTCCAAACTGTAATATCACAACTGCAGATCACCAGtcagtaaaagcataagcataaaACCatacattcgatattttgatcaccagtcagtaaaagcataagcataatACTGATTTGAAATGTATAAAAATCCAAGACAAGAAGACAAGGTACCAAAGTAAAACTGTATGTTTCCCGGTAACAACAAaagggaaaagaaggaagagagacAGAAGTAGAAGAGAAGGGAATCACCCAGCCTTGATGAGGTTTGATGCCATGGGGGCGCCCATGATCCCGAGGCCCAAGAACCCCACCCTTCCCTGGAATCCCATCCCTCCAGCAGCATCTGAGACGCAAGAAGAATCTGATAAGTACTAGTACTACATTGAATCTTTCAACTACACTACATACACAGCTGCGTCTGCTGAACCGAAGAAGGGAGCCGACACctgacgaggaggacgacgaagaGGCGGAGCAGGACACGAGGAGGCGGGATCCTCGGCGCAGGGGCAGCGTCACCCTGGGGCTGAGGAGGAAGCTGGCCGCGGCCATGGATGCAGATAATAAGCGGGATAAGATTCGAGCTCCGCGACGACGAAGCTACAACTGCTGGTGGTCGCGGATCCGCGGTCGCAAAAGCGTGATCTGGGACAGCGTGCGAGCCCAACGCGACGCGGCTGCGCCACCCGATCCGAACCCCGCTCCGGTTAGAGCAAGTACAAGGTCAGTCTGCacactgtaaggattaaaatgctactccctccgttctaaaataagtgttttaactttgtactagctctagtacaaatttgtactaagcttgagacaataattttgaaacggagggagtatatttttgctgagttgtatgagagagaagagaa
Coding sequences within:
- the LOC123443748 gene encoding glyoxylate/succinic semialdehyde reductase 2, chloroplastic isoform X2 yields the protein MAAASFLLSPRVTLPLRRGSRLLVSCSASSSSSSSDAAGGMGFQGRVGFLGLGIMGAPMASNLIKAGCDITVWNRTKSKCDPLLSLGAKFESSPARVSSSCDVTFAMLADPESAFEVACGANGAAEGMAPGKGYVDVSTVDDATSKLIGKRITSTGASFLEAPVSGSKKPAEDGLLIFLTAGDESLYKRVAPLLDVMGKSRFYLGDVGNGAVMKLVVNMVMGSMMVSFAEGLLLSEKVGLDPNTVVEVISQGAINAPMFSLKGPSMVKAAYPTAFPLKHQQKDLRLALALAESVSQPIPTAAAANELYKVAKSLGLADQDFSAVIEALKAKVQSSQH
- the LOC123443748 gene encoding glyoxylate/succinic semialdehyde reductase 2, chloroplastic isoform X1, which gives rise to MAAASFLLSPRVTLPLRRGSRLLVSCSASSSSSSSDAAGGMGFQGRVGFLGLGIMGAPMASNLIKAGCDITVWNRTKSKCDPLLSLGAKFESSPARVSSSCDVTFAMLADPESAFEVACGANGAAEGMAPGKGYVDVSTVDDATSKLIGKRITSTGASFLEAPVSGSKKPAEDGLLIFLTAGDESLYKRVAPLLDVMGKQSRFYLGDVGNGAVMKLVVNMVMGSMMVSFAEGLLLSEKVGLDPNTVVEVISQGAINAPMFSLKGPSMVKAAYPTAFPLKHQQKDLRLALALAESVSQPIPTAAAANELYKVAKSLGLADQDFSAVIEALKAKVQSSQH